Proteins co-encoded in one Streptomyces sp. JH34 genomic window:
- a CDS encoding DeoR/GlpR family DNA-binding transcription regulator produces MYAPERQQEILRIAGESGRVDVPSLAAHFQVTAETVRRDLKALDRAGLLRRVHGGAIPAGRLGFEPDLAERDTVAAGEKDRIAAAALAELPAEGNIIIDAGTTTVRLAASMPVDSRLTVVTHALPVAARLSDHPGIALHLVGGRVRHRTRAAVDAWALSAYAEINADVVFLATNGFSPGGGLTTPDLAEAAVKRSVIAAARRVVLLADSGKAGQEHFARFGDLSDVDLLITDTGLSPEDARAVESRGTEVVRA; encoded by the coding sequence ATGTACGCACCGGAGCGGCAGCAGGAGATCCTCCGCATCGCCGGCGAGAGCGGGCGCGTCGACGTACCGTCCCTGGCCGCGCACTTCCAGGTGACGGCGGAAACGGTTCGGCGCGATCTCAAGGCCCTCGACAGGGCGGGACTCCTCCGCAGGGTGCACGGCGGTGCGATCCCGGCCGGACGGCTCGGATTCGAACCCGATCTCGCCGAGCGTGACACCGTGGCGGCCGGGGAGAAGGACCGTATCGCCGCCGCGGCCCTGGCCGAACTCCCCGCCGAGGGCAACATCATCATCGATGCCGGCACGACGACCGTCAGGCTGGCGGCCTCGATGCCGGTCGACTCGCGGCTCACCGTGGTCACCCATGCCCTGCCGGTGGCGGCGCGCCTCTCCGACCACCCGGGAATCGCGTTGCACCTCGTCGGCGGCAGGGTCCGGCACCGCACCCGCGCGGCTGTGGACGCCTGGGCGCTGAGCGCGTACGCCGAGATCAACGCCGACGTCGTCTTCCTCGCCACGAACGGTTTCTCCCCCGGGGGCGGCCTGACCACCCCGGACCTGGCCGAGGCCGCCGTGAAGCGTTCCGTGATCGCGGCGGCCCGCAGGGTGGTGCTCCTCGCCGACTCGGGCAAGGCCGGTCAGGAGCACTTCGCGCGCTTCGGCGACCTCTCCGACGTGGACCTGCTGATCACCGATACGGGGCTGAGCCCCGAGGACGCCCGGGCCGTCGAGAGCCGGGGCACGGAAGTGGTACGCGCATGA
- a CDS encoding DUF6296 family protein, with protein sequence MDYPESYELIFQAGGAEDDVVVVHLTARSGAGGYPVYADETGIVRAEISERGEVRMQASGGHQVLGVPLLARPLSPRTATHGTG encoded by the coding sequence ATGGATTACCCGGAGAGCTACGAACTCATCTTCCAGGCGGGCGGCGCCGAGGACGACGTGGTCGTCGTCCATCTCACGGCACGCTCCGGCGCCGGTGGTTACCCGGTCTACGCGGACGAAACCGGAATCGTGCGTGCCGAGATCAGTGAGCGCGGGGAAGTGCGGATGCAGGCGAGCGGCGGCCATCAGGTCCTGGGCGTACCGCTGCTGGCCCGGCCGCTGAGCCCGCGGACGGCCACGCACGGCACAGGTTGA
- a CDS encoding DUF5133 domain-containing protein encodes MLMANPATLRNLVKRYETLRSIHARLGTPESRRQLDDVSYTLCVTTGTRAVPDALAAAAARLHAVPSAASPGPSEVRLTA; translated from the coding sequence GTGCTGATGGCCAATCCCGCAACGCTGCGAAATCTCGTCAAGCGCTACGAGACACTGCGAAGCATCCACGCACGGCTGGGCACTCCCGAGAGCAGGCGTCAACTCGACGACGTCTCCTACACCCTCTGCGTGACCACCGGGACGAGGGCCGTGCCCGACGCCTTGGCCGCCGCGGCGGCGCGGTTGCACGCCGTCCCCTCCGCGGCTTCGCCCGGGCCGTCAGAGGTGCGGCTGACCGCCTGA
- a CDS encoding PepSY domain-containing protein, with amino-acid sequence MRFEPRRNKTASPRTRRLRVAGGALCAVALAAALVTGCGQNSGDDTAAETSEAAKVLPNQTTSPSGSPSGTASLTQDQTERKDLLSTVKVTFDTAATTAVGEVSGGKLTDLDLEGLDDEDDASGSPSPSGTSSSPSPEGSASPSGTGSASPSGSGSPSPSGSSSSPKWIAEVAEEDGTAHKVTIDAVSGDVIDSAPDADQSDADKKALADQLSQATQTPQQAAKVATDKQPGWVTSVGLDENDSKVLVWQVDVVSKDWNKTTFDVDAAKGTITDQQVDDD; translated from the coding sequence ATGAGATTTGAGCCCCGTCGAAACAAGACCGCTTCCCCGCGCACCCGCCGGCTCCGTGTCGCCGGCGGCGCCCTGTGCGCCGTTGCCCTTGCCGCCGCCCTTGTGACCGGTTGTGGCCAGAACAGCGGTGACGACACCGCCGCGGAGACCTCCGAGGCCGCGAAGGTCCTTCCGAACCAGACGACCAGCCCTTCCGGGAGCCCCTCCGGCACGGCGAGCCTGACCCAGGACCAGACCGAGCGCAAGGACCTGCTGTCGACCGTCAAGGTCACCTTCGACACGGCCGCCACGACGGCGGTCGGTGAGGTGTCCGGAGGCAAGCTGACGGACCTGGACCTCGAGGGCCTCGACGACGAGGACGACGCGTCCGGCAGCCCGAGCCCCTCCGGCACCTCCAGCAGCCCCAGCCCCGAGGGCAGCGCGAGCCCCAGCGGTACCGGCAGCGCGAGCCCGAGCGGTAGCGGCAGCCCCAGCCCGAGCGGCAGCTCCAGCAGTCCGAAGTGGATCGCGGAGGTCGCCGAGGAGGACGGCACCGCTCACAAGGTGACCATCGACGCGGTGTCCGGGGACGTCATCGACTCCGCGCCGGACGCGGACCAGAGCGACGCCGACAAGAAGGCGCTGGCGGACCAGCTCTCCCAGGCGACGCAGACGCCCCAGCAGGCGGCCAAGGTCGCCACGGACAAGCAGCCGGGCTGGGTCACCTCGGTCGGTCTCGACGAGAACGACAGCAAGGTCCTGGTCTGGCAGGTCGACGTGGTCTCCAAGGACTGGAACAAGACCACATTCGACGTGGACGCAGCCAAGGGCACGATCACGGACCAGCAGGTCGACGACGACTGA
- a CDS encoding GNAT family N-acetyltransferase — translation MTVLERLRPDHAPALLAFERENRAYFGASIPDRGDDYFAGFDAQHAELLADQAAGLLHFHILTDGHGVVLGRVNLVDVADGSAELGYRIGERAAGRGLATSGVRMVCGLAVADYGLTTLRARTTVDNAGSRVVLARTGFVEAGTITLAGRPGLRFTRDLTDKDR, via the coding sequence ATGACCGTCCTCGAACGCCTCCGCCCTGATCATGCTCCTGCTCTCCTCGCCTTCGAGCGGGAGAACCGCGCGTACTTCGGCGCGTCGATCCCGGACCGGGGGGACGACTACTTCGCCGGGTTCGACGCGCAGCACGCGGAGTTGCTCGCGGACCAGGCCGCGGGGCTGCTCCACTTCCACATCCTGACGGACGGCCACGGAGTCGTACTGGGACGTGTGAACCTCGTCGACGTCGCGGACGGCTCGGCGGAACTGGGGTACCGGATCGGCGAGCGGGCGGCAGGAAGGGGGCTCGCCACCTCGGGCGTGCGCATGGTGTGCGGACTGGCCGTCGCCGACTACGGCCTGACCACTCTCCGGGCCAGGACGACGGTGGACAACGCGGGTTCGAGGGTCGTCCTCGCCCGGACGGGATTCGTGGAGGCGGGCACCATCACTCTGGCGGGAAGGCCAGGACTGCGCTTCACGCGTGACCTGACCGACAAGGACCGCTGA
- a CDS encoding NPP1 family protein, with amino-acid sequence MRSSAPIRKGILVVTSAVALVIATAGSALAAPPPALPASADAIEQTYQPAYDYDTDGCYPTPAIGPDGAIATGLNTTGAVNGSCRDAVDLDNTNGYARSKCNNGWCAVMYGLYFEKDQAVAGSGLGGHRHDWEHVVVWTQNGEARYVSTSAHGDFDIYSRDQIRWDGTHPKVVYHKDGIGTHCFRPANSNDEPPENHYHDWRFPTLVGWNGYPAGLRDKLVQANFGSAVFGLKDGNFSSHLEKARPAGIPFDPNA; translated from the coding sequence GTGAGAAGCAGCGCACCGATCCGCAAGGGCATACTCGTGGTCACCAGCGCCGTCGCTCTGGTCATCGCCACCGCAGGGAGCGCGCTCGCCGCCCCGCCGCCGGCCCTGCCCGCCTCTGCCGACGCCATCGAGCAGACATACCAGCCGGCGTACGACTACGACACGGACGGCTGCTATCCCACGCCGGCGATCGGCCCCGACGGAGCCATCGCCACCGGCCTCAACACCACCGGTGCGGTCAACGGCAGTTGCCGTGACGCCGTCGATCTGGACAACACCAACGGCTACGCCCGGTCCAAGTGCAACAACGGCTGGTGCGCGGTCATGTACGGGCTCTACTTCGAGAAGGACCAGGCGGTGGCCGGCAGCGGGCTCGGCGGACACCGGCACGACTGGGAGCACGTCGTGGTGTGGACCCAGAACGGCGAGGCCCGCTACGTGTCCACCTCCGCACACGGGGACTTCGACATCTACAGCCGTGATCAGATCCGCTGGGACGGAACCCATCCCAAGGTCGTGTACCACAAGGACGGAATCGGCACCCACTGCTTCCGTCCCGCGAATTCCAACGACGAGCCGCCGGAGAACCACTACCACGACTGGCGGTTCCCCACCCTCGTCGGCTGGAACGGCTATCCGGCCGGCCTGCGGGACAAGCTGGTACAGGCGAACTTCGGCAGCGCGGTCTTCGGCCTCAAGGACGGCAACTTCAGCAGCCACCTGGAAAAGGCCCGCCCCGCCGGAATTCCCTTCGACCCCAACGCGTGA
- a CDS encoding ATP-binding protein, whose protein sequence is MGPLMTPVARPERLYDREAEWDRLVAFVDDPRPGPAIGMVTGPRGHGKSYLLRALARATGGFYFCGQQAAQAETLRFLAQQFARRAHLAQSPHWTGWRDALLDLVTTGSGSATVVVLDGLPELVRQSPGLPAAISDVCRSLRHAPATAPPLRLVLCGSTTPVMRRLLSASAGWVDDVLEIMPLDFRQARALWGIADPLLALRVHAVVGSSPAFRFDPAGDRPPDTAAAFDPWVRRSVLNPRQPLFWKAVHLLDGVTETWDLAACHSTVAAVAAGHTMPGEIADRLDRPATDVPHILSCLTERGLMSGEPDAFHPGLIHYRVAEPLLAFEHAVIRPYRFRLLDADDSEIEEIWQDARTVFERDLAETHFAQTCREWAARFAAPDTFGAAPASVLSGSLPHPPGSPADVDVVVRGRGDGRQGPLLSIGLARWSDPLSTSDLERLRGSLADLAELGEDVGRTRLACYGAAGFSPELKRAESDGEVLLVSPGQLYGDGP, encoded by the coding sequence GTGGGACCCCTGATGACGCCCGTCGCCCGGCCGGAGCGGCTGTACGACCGTGAGGCCGAGTGGGACAGGCTCGTGGCGTTCGTGGATGATCCCCGTCCCGGACCCGCCATCGGTATGGTCACCGGGCCGCGGGGTCATGGCAAGTCGTACCTGCTGCGCGCGCTGGCCCGTGCCACTGGCGGATTCTATTTCTGCGGGCAGCAAGCCGCCCAGGCGGAGACCTTGCGGTTCCTCGCCCAGCAGTTCGCGCGCCGTGCCCACCTGGCACAGTCGCCCCACTGGACCGGATGGAGGGACGCGCTCCTCGACCTGGTGACGACGGGCAGCGGTTCGGCGACGGTGGTCGTCCTCGACGGACTGCCCGAACTCGTCCGGCAGAGCCCCGGCCTCCCCGCTGCCATCAGTGACGTGTGCCGGTCACTGCGTCACGCTCCGGCGACCGCACCCCCGCTCCGGCTCGTCCTCTGCGGCAGCACGACCCCCGTGATGAGGAGACTGCTCAGCGCGTCCGCCGGGTGGGTCGACGACGTGCTGGAGATCATGCCTCTGGACTTCCGGCAGGCACGGGCACTGTGGGGGATCGCGGACCCGCTGCTCGCACTGCGGGTGCACGCGGTCGTCGGCAGCAGCCCGGCCTTCCGCTTCGATCCTGCGGGGGACCGGCCTCCTGACACAGCCGCCGCCTTCGATCCCTGGGTCCGCCGGAGTGTGCTCAACCCGCGTCAGCCCCTGTTCTGGAAGGCGGTGCACCTGCTGGACGGTGTGACGGAGACGTGGGACCTCGCCGCCTGCCACTCCACCGTGGCCGCCGTCGCCGCCGGCCACACCATGCCCGGTGAGATAGCGGACCGGCTCGACCGGCCGGCGACCGACGTACCGCACATCCTGTCCTGCCTCACCGAACGAGGCCTGATGAGCGGAGAGCCCGACGCCTTCCATCCCGGCCTGATCCACTACCGCGTCGCCGAGCCGCTGCTCGCCTTCGAACACGCCGTCATCCGCCCGTACCGCTTCCGTCTCCTGGACGCGGACGACAGCGAGATCGAAGAGATCTGGCAGGACGCCCGGACGGTCTTCGAACGCGACCTCGCGGAAACGCACTTCGCGCAGACGTGCCGGGAATGGGCGGCCCGTTTCGCGGCCCCGGACACCTTCGGTGCCGCACCCGCGTCCGTGCTGTCGGGTTCGCTGCCCCACCCGCCCGGTTCCCCCGCAGATGTGGACGTCGTGGTGCGCGGCCGCGGCGACGGCCGTCAGGGACCACTGCTGTCGATCGGGCTGGCCAGGTGGAGCGATCCCCTGTCCACCAGCGACCTCGAACGACTGCGCGGCTCTCTGGCGGACCTCGCCGAGCTCGGTGAGGACGTCGGCCGAACCCGTCTCGCCTGCTACGGGGCAGCCGGGTTCAGTCCGGAGTTGAAGCGCGCCGAGTCGGACGGAGAGGTGCTCCTCGTGTCACCCGGACAGTTGTACGGCGACGGGCCGTGA
- a CDS encoding CBS domain-containing protein has protein sequence MKVSEAMSSPAVSVPAGTPLGRAAQEMAAWGIGSVMVTEGGALRGIVTDRDLAVGALARGLDAAETVDTVMTSPVITVNADDDIHRAYRVFRTSGIRRLPVVDGPRVVGILTVDDMLMDVFQRLADLLGPVAWSVLEEPPGPPSTGTRGRGV, from the coding sequence ATGAAGGTCTCCGAAGCGATGAGCAGTCCGGCGGTGTCCGTGCCCGCAGGGACACCGCTGGGACGGGCGGCCCAGGAGATGGCCGCGTGGGGGATCGGGTCCGTCATGGTCACCGAGGGCGGGGCACTCCGCGGAATCGTCACGGACCGTGACCTCGCGGTGGGTGCCCTCGCCCGGGGGCTCGACGCGGCCGAGACGGTCGACACGGTGATGACCTCGCCGGTGATCACGGTGAACGCGGACGACGACATCCACAGGGCCTACCGTGTCTTCCGCACGTCCGGCATCCGTCGTCTGCCCGTGGTGGACGGGCCCCGGGTCGTAGGCATCCTGACCGTGGACGACATGCTCATGGACGTGTTCCAGCGTCTGGCGGACCTGTTGGGCCCGGTCGCCTGGAGCGTCCTGGAGGAGCCGCCCGGACCGCCCTCCACCGGCACCCGTGGGCGTGGGGTCTGA
- a CDS encoding HAMP domain-containing sensor histidine kinase: MRRPAPRTLQGQLTAGLVTLLALACLAVGSATALALRGFLIGRLDEQLAASGGRFAASLEHEADPDADNRSDTRGQAEDTFGARLLDDVVTQAAVVDDATDRPLVLTAGDRRALARIPVDEDGHSIHLSTSPGRYRMMAVRGDDQDILITGLPLHPVEETVHRLLVLEAALFGAALVTTGIAGALWVRVSLRPLRLVAAQATEVADLPLASGEVAMPGPLPHADPRTEVGRVGQAVNHMLGHVEDALVRRQAGEERLRHFAADASHELRTPVANIRGHAELALRHQGPVPSEIRHALERVDVESRRMTRLVDDLLLLARLDAGRPLEHEAVDLTLLILDATDDARAAGPRHHWFLDLPEEPVTVRGDAHRLQQAIGNLLANARNHTPPGTDVAITLTSDGTRACVDVSDNGPGIPEELQAEVFGRFVRGDHARSRNTGSTGLGLAIVQAVVTAHGGTVAVTSTPRHTTFRVSLPVRGVSHG, encoded by the coding sequence GTGAGGCGCCCGGCGCCCCGTACGCTGCAGGGCCAGCTGACGGCTGGGCTGGTGACGCTCCTCGCCCTCGCCTGCCTCGCGGTCGGCAGCGCCACCGCCCTCGCTCTGCGGGGATTCCTCATCGGCCGCCTGGACGAGCAGCTCGCCGCGTCCGGCGGCCGGTTCGCCGCGAGCCTGGAGCACGAGGCCGATCCCGACGCCGACAATCGCTCCGACACCCGCGGCCAGGCCGAGGACACCTTCGGCGCCCGCCTGCTCGACGACGTCGTCACACAGGCTGCCGTTGTCGACGACGCCACCGACCGCCCTCTGGTACTCACGGCCGGCGACCGCCGCGCCCTGGCACGGATCCCCGTGGACGAGGACGGTCACAGCATCCATCTCTCCACCTCTCCGGGCCGGTACCGAATGATGGCCGTCCGGGGCGATGACCAGGACATCCTGATCACGGGGCTGCCCCTGCACCCGGTGGAGGAGACGGTGCACCGTCTCCTGGTGCTGGAGGCCGCACTCTTCGGCGCCGCGCTCGTGACGACCGGCATCGCGGGGGCCCTGTGGGTACGCGTGTCCCTCCGTCCCCTCCGGCTGGTCGCCGCGCAGGCCACGGAGGTCGCGGACCTGCCGCTCGCCAGCGGCGAAGTCGCCATGCCCGGCCCCCTCCCCCACGCCGATCCGCGCACCGAGGTCGGCCGGGTCGGACAGGCCGTCAACCACATGCTGGGCCATGTGGAGGACGCCCTCGTCCGACGGCAGGCCGGCGAGGAGCGACTGCGGCACTTCGCGGCCGACGCCAGCCATGAACTACGCACCCCCGTCGCCAACATCCGTGGTCACGCCGAACTCGCCCTGCGCCACCAGGGGCCCGTCCCTTCCGAGATCCGCCATGCCCTGGAACGCGTCGACGTGGAATCACGGCGTATGACCCGCCTCGTCGACGATCTGCTGCTCCTCGCGCGCCTGGACGCCGGACGCCCTCTTGAACACGAGGCGGTCGACCTGACCCTGCTCATCCTGGACGCGACGGACGACGCCCGTGCCGCAGGCCCGCGGCACCACTGGTTCCTCGACCTCCCCGAGGAACCGGTCACCGTGAGGGGAGACGCCCACCGGCTCCAGCAGGCCATCGGCAATCTGCTCGCCAACGCCCGCAATCACACCCCACCCGGCACCGACGTGGCGATCACCCTGACGTCCGACGGCACCAGGGCCTGCGTGGACGTGAGTGACAACGGACCGGGCATTCCCGAAGAGCTGCAGGCCGAGGTCTTCGGACGTTTCGTACGCGGCGACCACGCCCGTTCCCGCAACACCGGCAGCACCGGACTCGGTCTCGCGATCGTCCAGGCCGTCGTCACCGCTCACGGCGGAACCGTCGCCGTCACGAGCACCCCCCGACACACCACGTTCCGCGTCTCGCTCCCCGTCCGAGGCGTGTCGCACGGATGA
- a CDS encoding response regulator transcription factor, with protein sequence MSDPRTTSPLRRPDGEPVRVLVVDDEPDVTDVLAEVLTGEGWQVRTAGDGTTALATARAFRPDAVVLDWMLPDLDGLQVLDALRREAPHVCVLFLTARDAVEDRIAGITAGGDDYVTKPYSLEEVLARLRGLLRRAGMTAEPGTNQLAVGDLTMNEEAREVRRGDVVVDLSRTEFELLRYLMRNPRRVLSKQQILDRVWAYDFGGRAHIVELYISYLRKKIDSGRTPMIHTVRGVGYVLKPESP encoded by the coding sequence ATGAGCGATCCACGTACGACATCACCTCTGCGACGCCCTGACGGAGAACCCGTGCGGGTACTCGTCGTCGATGACGAGCCCGACGTGACCGATGTTCTGGCGGAGGTGCTGACGGGTGAGGGCTGGCAGGTCCGTACCGCGGGCGACGGAACGACCGCACTGGCCACCGCCCGTGCCTTCCGGCCCGACGCGGTGGTCCTGGACTGGATGCTGCCCGACCTGGACGGCCTGCAGGTACTGGACGCCCTGCGTCGTGAGGCACCCCACGTGTGTGTGCTGTTCCTGACGGCTCGCGACGCCGTGGAGGACCGCATCGCCGGCATCACGGCCGGCGGCGACGACTACGTCACGAAGCCCTACAGCCTGGAGGAGGTCCTGGCCCGGCTGCGCGGCCTGCTCCGGAGGGCAGGCATGACCGCGGAGCCGGGCACGAACCAGCTCGCCGTCGGGGATCTCACGATGAACGAGGAGGCCAGGGAGGTGAGACGGGGCGACGTCGTGGTCGATCTCTCCCGGACCGAATTCGAACTCCTGCGGTACCTGATGCGTAATCCGCGCCGGGTGCTGTCCAAGCAACAGATCCTCGACCGGGTCTGGGCCTACGACTTCGGCGGACGCGCGCACATCGTCGAGCTCTACATCAGCTACCTGCGTAAGAAGATCGATTCCGGACGCACCCCCATGATCCACACCGTCCGAGGTGTCGGTTACGTCCTGAAGCCCGAGTCCCCGTGA
- a CDS encoding ferredoxin reductase family protein, translated as MTSTFATTDTDRTHHRRPRRSVVPALVPAAIWAGAAAVLALWWSDTASVVGPAGWITGAGRITGLMAGYGSAVLLLLMARVPLLDHTVGTDRLARWHAWGGRCTISLVLAHTLLIIWGYSLTSHTGVVGQTSTLVLHYPDLLKGTIGFVLFLATAVLSARAARRRMSYETWHYLHFATYLAVFLAFGHQLSDGADFVGNRLAQIAWYALFLGVAALVAWYRFAMPVRRGVRHRLRVAAVHPEAPGVVSVHLTGEHLDELGGVPGQFLRWRFLTRELWWTANPYSLSAPPHPRHLRITVKSAGGHSAALARLRPGTRVWAEGPYGGFTARRRTVPKVLLLAGGVGITPLRALFETLPGQVTLVYRARRAEDLALRAELDAIAARGQATVHYVTGGTAGCSSPLTARGLSELVPDLAAHDVYLCGPPGMTRTATEALRRAGVPARRIHHESFEF; from the coding sequence ATGACCAGTACGTTCGCCACCACGGACACCGACCGCACGCACCACCGGCGCCCACGCCGAAGCGTCGTCCCCGCACTCGTACCGGCGGCGATCTGGGCGGGCGCCGCCGCTGTGCTGGCCCTCTGGTGGAGCGACACGGCCTCGGTCGTCGGACCGGCGGGCTGGATCACCGGCGCGGGACGTATCACGGGGCTCATGGCCGGATACGGCTCCGCGGTCCTGCTGCTCCTGATGGCCCGTGTGCCGTTGCTGGACCACACCGTGGGTACCGACCGGCTCGCCCGCTGGCACGCGTGGGGCGGCCGCTGCACCATCTCACTCGTCCTGGCGCACACCCTGCTGATCATCTGGGGCTACTCACTGACGTCCCACACCGGCGTGGTCGGTCAGACCTCCACGCTCGTGCTGCACTACCCCGACCTGCTCAAGGGCACGATCGGCTTCGTCCTGTTCCTGGCCACAGCTGTTCTCTCCGCCCGCGCCGCACGCCGCAGGATGTCCTACGAGACCTGGCACTACCTGCACTTCGCCACCTACCTGGCCGTCTTTCTCGCCTTCGGGCACCAGCTCTCCGACGGGGCCGACTTCGTGGGGAACCGCCTGGCCCAGATCGCCTGGTACGCGCTGTTCCTCGGCGTCGCGGCCCTGGTGGCCTGGTACCGGTTCGCCATGCCCGTCCGGCGCGGAGTGCGCCACCGTCTGCGCGTGGCCGCCGTCCATCCCGAAGCGCCGGGCGTGGTGTCCGTCCACCTCACCGGCGAACACCTGGACGAGCTGGGCGGAGTGCCGGGCCAGTTCCTGCGCTGGCGCTTCCTGACCCGCGAGCTGTGGTGGACGGCCAATCCCTACTCCCTCTCCGCACCCCCGCACCCCCGTCATCTGCGCATCACGGTGAAGAGCGCCGGTGGCCACAGTGCCGCGCTCGCCCGTCTGCGCCCCGGTACCCGGGTGTGGGCCGAGGGACCCTACGGCGGCTTCACCGCCCGTCGCCGCACCGTCCCCAAGGTGCTGCTCCTGGCGGGCGGCGTCGGCATCACCCCCCTGCGGGCACTCTTCGAGACCCTGCCGGGCCAGGTGACCCTCGTCTACCGGGCCCGTCGCGCCGAGGACCTCGCCCTGCGTGCCGAACTCGACGCGATAGCCGCACGCGGACAGGCGACCGTGCACTACGTCACCGGCGGAACGGCAGGCTGCTCCTCGCCCCTCACCGCCCGTGGCCTGAGCGAGCTGGTGCCTGACCTGGCCGCACACGACGTCTACCTCTGCGGCCCGCCCGGGATGACACGGACCGCGACCGAGGCCCTGCGCCGGGCCGGCGTTCCGGCACGGCGGATCCACCACGAGTCCTTCGAGTTCTGA
- a CDS encoding FMN-binding protein: MRRAVLAGTGFSTLVIALLALKPHQLPGPDASAAHAPASARTSTAPSGSSAGTGTYTGDPVDTRYGTVQVAVTVTKGKVTSVEVLQAPDQNGRDQQISSRALPRLTQEAITAQSAHIDAVSGASYTSQGYVESLQSALDQAHV; the protein is encoded by the coding sequence ATGCGCCGAGCCGTCCTCGCCGGCACGGGGTTCAGCACCCTGGTCATCGCCCTGCTCGCACTCAAACCCCACCAACTCCCCGGGCCCGACGCGTCGGCCGCCCACGCTCCCGCGTCCGCCCGCACGTCCACGGCGCCCTCCGGATCGTCAGCCGGCACGGGCACGTACACGGGAGATCCGGTCGACACCCGGTACGGGACCGTGCAGGTCGCCGTCACCGTCACCAAGGGGAAGGTCACGTCGGTCGAGGTGCTCCAGGCACCGGATCAGAACGGGCGCGACCAGCAGATTTCCTCCCGGGCCCTGCCACGGCTCACCCAGGAGGCGATCACCGCTCAGAGCGCCCACATCGACGCGGTCTCAGGTGCCAGCTACACGAGCCAGGGTTACGTCGAGTCCCTCCAGAGCGCCTTGGACCAGGCCCATGTCTGA